Sequence from the Gemmatimonadales bacterium genome:
TGCCGGCGCGTGAAGGTGACTCCGCTCGCCGCGGCCTCGCGGGAGGCGGTGCGGGCGGTACTCCGGGCTGGAGGCTTCGAGGAATGGAAGGCTGATGCGGCCGCTCAGGGAACTGAGCCGGCCGCATTGCATTTGTCGGGGCTCGACGCCGGCACCCGGGAGGCGCTGGTGGCCTACGCGGGGGGCAAACTCGGCCTGGACATCCTGACCACCGACTCGGGAGCCGTCATCAGCGGGAGCCGGGCGCGGTTGCAGGCGCTGGCCCGCCCCTGGGTCGGGCCCCCCGAACTCGCGGAGGTCGCATTCCAGGTCGGTCTCGCGCTCCCGATGGAACTTCCCTCGACCTGGATTACCGCCACCGGCATGATCGACCTCGACCGGCCGGTGATCGTCGGGATCATCAACGTCACCCCCGACAGTTTCAGCGATGGTGGACGGCTCCCGACCGTTGAGGCCGCCGTCGCCCGCGCGGAGGCGCTGCTCGAAGGTGGCGCGACCGTCCTCGATGTCGGTGGCGAGTCGACCCGGCCCGGTCAGCCGGAGCCCGTGCCCGCGGCGGAGGAGATGACGCGGGTCGTGCCCGTGGTGGAGGCGCTGCGGCACCGGTGGCCGGAGTTGCCCCTGTCGGTGGACACCGTGAAGGCGGCCACCGCCCGTGCTGTTCTCGCCGCGGGGGCGTCGGCCATCAACGACGTTTCCGGTTTGCGGCTCGATCCCGAGATGGCGGCGGTCGTGGCGGCCACGGGAGCGGGGATTGTCCTGATGCATTCGCGCGGCGACCTCGCCACGATGGCCTCCTACGACGGCGCAGACTACGGCGGTGATGTGGTCGGCGGGGTCGTCGATGAGTTGCGCCAGGCGGTGGATCGGGCCACGTCCGCGGGTATCGGCGCCGACCGGATTGTCGTGGATCCCGGCTTCGGCTTTTCGAAGACCGTTGAACAGAATATTTTGCTCGCCGACCAGTTGGCGGCATTGCACGCGCTCGGGCGGCCCCTGCTCGTGGGACCGTCCCGCAAACGCTTCCTCGGCGCGGTCACGGCGCGCGACGTCGCCGATCGCGACCGGGCCACCGCCGCCTTCTGCGCACTGACGTACGCGCGGGGCGCCCGCCTCTTTCGCGTCCACGAACCTGCCGCGGTGCGCGATG
This genomic interval carries:
- the folP gene encoding dihydropteroate synthase; this translates as MKVTPLAAASREAVRAVLRAGGFEEWKADAAAQGTEPAALHLSGLDAGTREALVAYAGGKLGLDILTTDSGAVISGSRARLQALARPWVGPPELAEVAFQVGLALPMELPSTWITATGMIDLDRPVIVGIINVTPDSFSDGGRLPTVEAAVARAEALLEGGATVLDVGGESTRPGQPEPVPAAEEMTRVVPVVEALRHRWPELPLSVDTVKAATARAVLAAGASAINDVSGLRLDPEMAAVVAATGAGIVLMHSRGDLATMASYDGADYGGDVVGGVVDELRQAVDRATSAGIGADRIVVDPGFGFSKTVEQNILLADQLAALHALGRPLLVGPSRKRFLGAVTARDVADRDRATAAFCALTYARGARLFRVHEPAAVRDALTVAHALGAAH